Proteins encoded by one window of Desulfovibrio ferrophilus:
- a CDS encoding sirohydrochlorin cobaltochelatase: MRFVHGRRTPRTLCLVLLLLLFSSVAYAGHGEASAAKKGILLVAFGTSEPAAQVSFTHLGEEVGKRLPGTPVRWAYTSNIIRRKLAKQGQVYDSVPIALSKMIDEGFTHIAVQSLHTIPGEEFHEKLLRVVKGFRSMAQISVGAPLMATPQDMEAVVKAIKATIPADRKASEAVVLMGHGTHHPGNIYYPGLQWYLSKAAPLVYVGTVEGTPSLDDVLAGLKANKVKKVWLMPFMSVAGDHARNDMAGPEDDSWISILTAKGYKTEAVLKGTAEYDVYSTIWIDHLQSAFERLN, from the coding sequence ATGCGTTTCGTTCATGGCCGCCGCACACCACGCACTCTGTGTTTGGTGCTGCTGCTTCTGTTGTTCTCTTCTGTCGCCTATGCCGGTCACGGCGAGGCATCAGCCGCTAAAAAGGGCATCCTGCTCGTAGCCTTCGGGACTTCCGAGCCTGCCGCGCAGGTTTCCTTTACGCACCTGGGCGAAGAAGTCGGCAAACGCCTTCCCGGAACTCCGGTGCGCTGGGCATACACGTCCAATATCATCAGAAGAAAATTGGCAAAACAGGGCCAAGTGTACGATTCCGTGCCCATCGCCCTGTCCAAGATGATCGACGAAGGCTTTACGCACATCGCCGTGCAATCCCTGCACACCATTCCGGGTGAAGAATTTCATGAGAAGCTGCTACGAGTCGTCAAAGGATTCCGATCCATGGCTCAGATCAGCGTTGGCGCACCACTCATGGCAACGCCCCAAGACATGGAAGCAGTGGTCAAAGCCATCAAGGCCACCATTCCTGCTGATCGCAAAGCCAGCGAAGCCGTCGTGCTCATGGGCCACGGCACTCACCATCCCGGCAACATCTACTACCCCGGGTTGCAGTGGTACCTGTCCAAGGCCGCCCCGTTGGTGTATGTGGGCACGGTGGAAGGCACGCCCAGCCTGGACGACGTCCTGGCAGGGTTGAAGGCTAACAAGGTCAAGAAAGTCTGGCTGATGCCTTTCATGTCCGTGGCTGGTGACCATGCCCGCAACGACATGGCTGGCCCCGAGGACGATTCCTGGATTTCGATCCTGACGGCCAAGGGATACAAGACGGAGGCCGTGCTCAAGGGGACCGCCGAATATGACGTCTATTCCACCATCTGGATCGACCATTTGCAGAGCGCCTTTGAGCGCCTGAATTAG
- the ileS gene encoding isoleucine--tRNA ligase yields MSDYKKTLHLPGTSFPMKANLVQREPEMLKFWEEIDAYSVMVAANEGQERYVLHDGPPYANGHIHLGTTLNKVLKDIIVKSRNMSGKKAEYVPGWDCHGLPIEHKVSSELREKGKTDLPALTIRKICRSYAEKWVDIQRGEFKRLGVLGTWDDPYLTMKPVYEAATARELGNFMGKGSVVRSKKPIYWCYDCETALAEAEVEYADHSSPSIYVRFPLNDPKLKDIIPQADPAKAYVVIWTTTPWTLPSNMAVSLHPDFDYVLVEVGGEQHLLAEGLLEDCAKKFGWADYTVLATVSGDKFEGLKATHPFYDRESTLILGNHVTLESGTGCVHTAPGHGREDYDVALKYDIEVLSPLDDQGRFLPSVEFFAGMRVDESNPHVIAKVKELGRLLAQENISHSYPHCWRCKEPVIYRATTQWFISMERNDLRKKALKAISNDVRWIPSWGRERIFNMIESRPDWCISRQRNWGVPIVALLCKDCDEAWFEKDWVMGIVDKFETHERGCDYWFEATMEEVVPEGLTCPHCGGNHWEKEDDILDVWFDSGTSFAAVAEKRPELRFPTDMYLEGSDQHRGWFHSSLLASVGTRDCAPYKSVLTHGYVVDGEGKKMSKSIGNVVAPQEIIAKHGADILRMWVSSVNYQDDVRISDDILSRLVDAYRRIRNTLRYLLGNLGDFDPAKHAVSPADMLPLDRYAMTLVYDIHNRVQRGYEEFEFHRAYHALHNMCVTELSAFYLDIVKDRLYVSAGNSLERRSAQTALWQILMTFISDIAPVMTFTAEETFQHLPDSVRPDVKTVLAMRFAMDRDYLLDEAARHQWETVSSVRDEISRAIEPVRKAGIVGHSLNTQVTVYGREDLLADLKAPGVDLEEVCIVSKAILAPLADAPEDAFVSDEIDGLKIAVAVAPGEKCERCWKFNENLGTDAGHATLCPRCTGVMNADSTEA; encoded by the coding sequence ATGAGCGACTATAAGAAAACCCTGCACCTTCCCGGCACTTCTTTTCCCATGAAGGCGAACCTCGTCCAGCGTGAGCCAGAAATGCTCAAGTTTTGGGAGGAAATCGACGCCTATTCAGTGATGGTTGCTGCTAATGAAGGTCAGGAGCGGTATGTGCTGCATGACGGCCCGCCTTATGCCAACGGGCACATCCACCTCGGCACGACCCTGAACAAGGTCCTCAAGGATATCATCGTCAAGTCCCGCAACATGAGTGGCAAGAAGGCCGAATATGTTCCGGGTTGGGACTGCCACGGCCTGCCCATCGAACATAAGGTTTCTTCCGAACTGCGCGAGAAAGGCAAAACCGATTTGCCCGCTCTGACCATTCGCAAGATCTGTCGCAGCTATGCCGAGAAATGGGTTGATATCCAGCGCGGCGAGTTCAAGCGCCTGGGAGTGCTCGGAACCTGGGATGACCCCTATCTGACCATGAAGCCGGTCTATGAGGCCGCCACGGCCCGCGAACTGGGCAACTTCATGGGCAAAGGCTCGGTAGTGCGCTCCAAAAAGCCCATCTACTGGTGCTATGATTGTGAAACCGCCCTGGCCGAGGCCGAGGTGGAATACGCCGATCACAGCTCGCCTTCCATCTACGTGCGCTTTCCCTTGAATGACCCCAAGTTGAAGGACATCATTCCGCAGGCTGATCCAGCCAAGGCCTACGTCGTCATCTGGACCACCACCCCTTGGACCTTGCCATCCAACATGGCCGTATCCCTGCATCCCGATTTCGACTACGTGCTTGTCGAGGTTGGCGGTGAACAGCATCTGCTGGCCGAGGGACTGCTGGAAGACTGCGCCAAGAAATTCGGCTGGGCCGACTACACCGTGCTGGCAACGGTTAGCGGTGATAAATTTGAAGGCCTCAAGGCCACCCATCCCTTCTACGACCGTGAGTCCACCCTTATTCTGGGCAATCACGTCACGCTGGAGTCGGGTACCGGTTGCGTCCACACCGCCCCCGGTCATGGTCGCGAGGACTACGATGTCGCGCTGAAGTACGATATCGAGGTGCTGTCGCCGCTGGATGACCAGGGCCGATTCCTGCCCAGCGTCGAATTCTTTGCCGGAATGCGCGTGGATGAGTCCAATCCGCATGTCATTGCCAAGGTCAAGGAGTTGGGGCGTCTGCTGGCTCAGGAGAATATTTCTCACTCCTATCCCCATTGCTGGCGCTGCAAGGAACCCGTTATCTATCGCGCCACCACACAGTGGTTCATTTCCATGGAGCGCAACGACCTGCGCAAGAAGGCACTCAAGGCCATCAGCAACGACGTCCGCTGGATTCCCAGTTGGGGCCGTGAGCGCATTTTCAACATGATCGAATCCCGCCCTGACTGGTGCATCTCTCGCCAGCGCAACTGGGGGGTGCCCATCGTGGCCCTGCTCTGCAAGGACTGCGATGAAGCATGGTTCGAGAAGGATTGGGTCATGGGCATCGTGGACAAATTCGAAACCCACGAGCGCGGCTGCGATTACTGGTTCGAGGCTACCATGGAAGAGGTTGTGCCCGAGGGGCTGACCTGTCCGCACTGCGGCGGCAATCACTGGGAAAAGGAAGACGACATCCTGGACGTGTGGTTCGACTCGGGCACCAGCTTTGCTGCTGTGGCCGAGAAGCGCCCAGAGCTGCGCTTCCCCACGGACATGTACCTTGAGGGTTCCGACCAGCACCGCGGTTGGTTCCACTCCTCGCTGCTGGCGAGTGTGGGCACTCGCGACTGCGCCCCGTACAAGTCCGTCCTGACCCACGGCTACGTCGTTGATGGCGAGGGCAAGAAGATGTCCAAATCCATCGGCAACGTTGTAGCCCCACAGGAAATCATCGCCAAGCATGGCGCGGATATCCTGCGCATGTGGGTCTCCTCGGTGAACTATCAGGACGACGTACGCATCTCCGATGACATTCTCTCACGTCTGGTGGACGCTTACCGACGTATCCGCAACACCCTGCGCTACCTGTTGGGCAACCTGGGCGATTTCGATCCGGCCAAGCATGCCGTCTCCCCTGCCGACATGTTGCCCCTGGATCGCTATGCCATGACCCTGGTCTACGACATCCACAACCGCGTTCAGCGCGGCTATGAGGAATTCGAATTCCATCGGGCCTATCATGCCCTGCACAACATGTGTGTCACCGAGTTGTCCGCGTTCTATCTGGATATCGTCAAAGACCGTCTGTATGTTTCGGCTGGCAACTCTTTGGAACGCCGCTCGGCTCAGACAGCCCTGTGGCAAATCCTGATGACCTTCATTTCCGACATCGCCCCGGTAATGACCTTCACTGCCGAGGAAACGTTCCAGCACCTGCCTGACTCTGTGCGCCCGGACGTGAAGACCGTGCTGGCCATGCGTTTTGCCATGGACCGCGATTACCTGCTGGACGAAGCAGCCCGCCACCAGTGGGAGACCGTGTCCAGCGTACGAGACGAAATCAGCCGTGCCATCGAGCCCGTGCGCAAGGCCGGAATCGTTGGTCACAGCCTGAATACTCAGGTTACAGTCTATGGCCGAGAAGATCTGCTGGCCGATCTCAAGGCACCGGGCGTGGATCTGGAAGAGGTCTGCATCGTGTCCAAGGCCATTCTGGCTCCACTGGCGGATGCCCCTGAAGATGCCTTTGTCAGCGATGAAATCGATGGCCTGAAGATCGCCGTGGCCGTGGCTCCCGGCGAGAAGTGCGAGCGTTGCTGGAAGTTCAATGAGAACCTGGGCACCGATGCCGGGCACGCAACCCTCTGCCCCCGTTGCACGGGCGTGATGAACGCCGACAGCACCGAGGCTTAG
- the lspA gene encoding signal peptidase II codes for MRSKYTYPMILASIVLGLDLVTKLWVESSGLRFEAMPVIPGFFDLVFVLNKGAAFGFLGDQSIDWQRPFFICTSLLACGVILYLLKIGYGREPLASTGLGLLLGGAVGNLIDRIRIGYVVDFLDFHYDGWHWPAFNVADIGISCGVTILLISFYITERRTRRTGTRHEREDS; via the coding sequence ATGCGGTCGAAATACACGTATCCCATGATCCTGGCTTCCATAGTATTAGGGCTGGATCTGGTGACCAAGCTCTGGGTGGAGTCCTCTGGACTGCGCTTCGAGGCCATGCCGGTCATCCCAGGATTCTTTGATCTGGTTTTCGTGCTCAACAAGGGCGCAGCCTTTGGATTTCTGGGGGATCAATCCATTGATTGGCAGCGACCGTTCTTCATTTGCACGTCGCTGCTGGCTTGTGGGGTCATCCTCTATCTGCTCAAGATCGGCTACGGCAGAGAGCCCCTTGCCTCCACTGGGCTGGGCCTGCTCCTGGGCGGTGCCGTGGGCAACCTGATCGATCGCATTCGCATCGGATATGTCGTGGACTTCCTCGATTTCCATTACGATGGATGGCACTGGCCAGCCTTCAATGTTGCCGACATCGGTATTAGTTGTGGCGTCACCATCCTGTTGATCTCGTTCTACATCACCGAACGGCGTACCCGGCGAACCGGCACCCGTCACGAAAGGGAGGACTCCTAA
- a CDS encoding PLDc N-terminal domain-containing protein — protein MEMLANLPHWFMGILALTLVCLSISFWAIYHAYWREFPTIQEKMIWLVVAVFVPFIGGFAYLVWGRKRGRISE, from the coding sequence ATGGAGATGCTCGCCAATCTGCCCCACTGGTTCATGGGCATCCTGGCTCTGACTCTGGTTTGCTTATCCATATCTTTTTGGGCTATTTACCATGCGTATTGGCGAGAATTTCCTACTATCCAGGAAAAGATGATCTGGCTGGTCGTAGCCGTCTTCGTCCCCTTTATCGGTGGTTTTGCTTATCTGGTTTGGGGACGCAAACGAGGAAGGATATCCGAATGA
- the ybgF gene encoding tol-pal system protein YbgF produces MKRILIVIMACMALTACVKADDVRTLDNRVYEQKLRLDGIEGKVEQLTSVDPQKADTWSQVQSMRQELADARNELDALNREIQTLKADSEAIEVVAEDVKDLKIGWQRLNSQLGTDVDLMAIRAERTPVPALPTPDTTEAADAVTSEATAATDAANVETPATDTPLPAADPAASTEAAAVAPAATPAPAAQPAVAVNADAASTLYKSARAAFEARDYRQGIALWDEFASTFESHKLVPNALFWQGECYYQMKDYARAVLKYQVVIDKYQKSPKYPTALLKQGISFMRLGRVKAGKLLLADVAKKFPKAAEGKRAEAILKKMN; encoded by the coding sequence ATGAAACGCATCCTGATTGTTATCATGGCCTGCATGGCCCTGACCGCCTGCGTCAAGGCTGACGATGTCCGGACACTGGACAATCGCGTCTACGAGCAGAAACTGCGTCTCGACGGGATTGAAGGTAAAGTTGAACAGTTGACGAGCGTCGACCCGCAAAAGGCCGATACCTGGTCACAGGTCCAGAGCATGCGTCAGGAACTGGCGGATGCTCGAAATGAGTTGGACGCCCTGAATCGTGAAATTCAGACCCTGAAGGCAGACAGCGAAGCCATCGAAGTTGTGGCCGAAGACGTCAAGGACCTGAAAATCGGATGGCAACGCCTGAATTCCCAGCTGGGAACCGATGTAGATCTGATGGCCATTCGTGCCGAGCGGACACCGGTCCCGGCCTTGCCTACTCCAGATACAACAGAAGCCGCCGATGCCGTCACCAGTGAGGCTACAGCCGCAACTGACGCAGCAAACGTAGAGACACCTGCAACTGATACGCCTCTCCCCGCAGCTGATCCGGCTGCCAGCACTGAAGCTGCTGCTGTTGCGCCTGCCGCAACCCCGGCACCCGCTGCACAGCCCGCTGTTGCAGTCAATGCTGACGCCGCATCGACCCTCTACAAAAGTGCCCGTGCAGCCTTCGAAGCCCGAGATTATCGTCAGGGCATCGCCCTGTGGGACGAGTTCGCATCCACTTTTGAAAGCCACAAGCTTGTTCCGAACGCCCTCTTCTGGCAGGGTGAATGCTATTATCAAATGAAGGATTACGCTCGTGCGGTACTCAAGTACCAGGTCGTTATCGACAAGTATCAGAAGAGCCCCAAGTATCCCACAGCCCTTCTGAAACAAGGTATTTCCTTCATGCGTCTGGGGCGCGTAAAGGCCGGGAAACTCCTGTTGGCCGATGTTGCCAAGAAGTTCCCAAAGGCTGCCGAAGGCAAACGCGCCGAAGCTATCCTGAAAAAAATGAACTAA
- a CDS encoding NIL domain-containing protein, producing the protein MAITSKTQRKVVYLKFPPERSGRPIMCNLTRLFDLTFNILSAHILPRGEGRMTLELTGTSDNYKKGIEYLKDQGIKTENVAQKISRDEETCIDCGLCTSLCASQALSVNPESRKVEFDSEKCTACGMCTRVCPVNAMNVELENGD; encoded by the coding sequence ATGGCCATTACCAGCAAGACTCAGCGCAAGGTCGTTTATCTGAAGTTTCCACCGGAACGTTCAGGGCGCCCTATCATGTGCAACCTGACCAGGCTCTTTGATTTGACCTTCAATATTCTGTCGGCGCATATCCTGCCGCGAGGCGAAGGCCGAATGACTCTTGAGCTGACCGGGACGAGTGACAATTATAAAAAAGGCATTGAGTACCTGAAAGACCAGGGAATCAAGACCGAAAACGTTGCCCAAAAAATTTCACGCGACGAAGAAACCTGCATTGACTGTGGACTGTGCACGTCACTGTGCGCAAGCCAGGCTCTGTCCGTGAACCCTGAATCCCGAAAGGTTGAATTCGACTCCGAAAAATGCACGGCCTGCGGCATGTGCACTCGGGTCTGTCCGGTCAATGCCATGAACGTTGAGCTGGAAAACGGCGATTAG
- a CDS encoding PilZ domain-containing protein codes for MPTRLRAYVRPAASKDSLPMAYDNPALQDGAEQPDLTAGGLSQAVNDFLLKVDAKLDTVISLLNQKRLEDEFTSDLEVIEIGGDGLRLIEGSSFTPGDALEFALVLNQFPLRIASAVGVLAQDDSAEGHPVTFTRIREPDLEAIVSYVFQEQRMRIRETKWSD; via the coding sequence GTGCCAACCAGATTACGGGCTTATGTGCGCCCAGCGGCCTCCAAGGATTCACTGCCCATGGCGTATGACAACCCTGCCCTGCAGGATGGTGCTGAGCAGCCTGACCTTACGGCAGGGGGCTTGTCCCAGGCCGTGAACGACTTTCTGCTGAAAGTTGATGCGAAGTTGGACACGGTGATCAGCCTGCTCAACCAGAAGCGCCTTGAGGATGAATTCACCTCTGATTTGGAAGTGATCGAAATCGGTGGTGATGGGCTGCGGCTGATCGAGGGCAGCTCCTTTACACCGGGTGATGCCCTTGAATTTGCCCTTGTGCTGAACCAGTTTCCGCTGCGCATCGCATCGGCAGTGGGAGTTCTGGCGCAGGACGACAGCGCAGAAGGACATCCCGTGACATTCACACGCATCCGCGAACCCGATCTGGAAGCCATCGTGAGCTATGTCTTCCAGGAACAACGCATGCGCATCCGCGAAACAAAATGGTCCGATTAG
- a CDS encoding protein phosphatase CheZ, with product MTSSDNPKLEQMVQDITTKVVEGLDSILLETVQAEISSALSKSLSNALKDGEFFRKVNDDMREGLEQIYGEIKKAKKDAAKGLTPEDTNELINQASDELDAILESTESATVKIMDIVEDHQERVINAGTLLQTFRTGGASKDNVNELIELNQKNQQDLMEIITALSFQDLTGQRIKKIITALKKIEEIVFNVYMSTGLKVRARDQEPGRDEKEIEKLATKTVKKLSKDKIKGSKLKGPQKGTSQDDVDDLLAQLGL from the coding sequence ATGACTTCGTCCGACAATCCGAAACTCGAGCAAATGGTCCAGGACATCACGACCAAGGTGGTCGAAGGCCTGGATTCAATACTGCTCGAAACGGTGCAGGCCGAGATTTCCAGCGCCCTGTCCAAATCCCTGTCCAACGCCCTGAAAGACGGTGAATTCTTCCGCAAGGTCAATGATGATATGCGCGAAGGGCTGGAGCAGATCTACGGCGAGATCAAAAAGGCCAAGAAGGATGCTGCCAAAGGCCTCACCCCCGAAGACACCAACGAGCTCATCAATCAGGCCTCCGATGAACTGGATGCCATCCTTGAGTCCACCGAGTCCGCCACAGTCAAAATCATGGACATTGTGGAAGACCACCAGGAACGCGTTATCAATGCGGGCACGCTGCTTCAGACCTTTCGCACCGGTGGTGCAAGCAAGGACAATGTCAACGAACTCATTGAGCTGAATCAGAAGAACCAGCAGGACCTGATGGAGATCATCACGGCACTCTCTTTCCAGGATCTGACCGGTCAGCGCATCAAAAAGATCATCACCGCCCTGAAGAAGATCGAAGAGATCGTGTTCAATGTCTACATGAGCACGGGACTAAAGGTCCGTGCTCGTGATCAGGAACCTGGACGCGACGAGAAAGAGATTGAAAAGTTGGCCACAAAGACCGTTAAGAAGTTGTCCAAGGACAAGATCAAGGGCTCCAAGCTCAAAGGCCCCCAAAAGGGAACCTCACAGGATGATGTAGACGATTTGCTGGCTCAGCTCGGTCTGTAA
- the mgtE gene encoding magnesium transporter: protein MSKNETIAHNEQEIQRTEAHLAELEYAHPADGADVIEDLPLADQVEVVRGLDLEDAAEFLSEMEKHDRARLMRSLAPDLAADILEQMSPDDAADVLDDLDDAHKQQLLNRVESEEAAEIETLMTFDPDTAGGVMNTEITVVDQNLTADQAITLIRRAAEESEIPYYAYIVDSVETLVGVVSLRNLMLARPRKPLREMLENQQLVTTLYDTDKEDVAHLLRHYNFLAVPVVDYEGRLMGVVTHDDVMDIIHEEASEDMLGMVGAGQDETVDTPWLRSVALRLPWLIVNIANSIVAALVVYRFEGTIAQITILAVLMPMVANLAGNAGHQSLAMMIRQLAMEGWDPKRAWYAVWRESKIGVVNGLVMGLLIFIGVFLLTHQPLLAGVMAVALALDLIVGNASGAMFPIILKMLGRDPAQASSIFVTTVTDTMGFFLFLGLANMFLL from the coding sequence ATGTCGAAGAACGAAACTATCGCTCATAACGAGCAGGAAATCCAGCGGACAGAAGCCCATCTGGCTGAGTTGGAATACGCTCACCCAGCCGACGGTGCAGACGTCATCGAAGACCTGCCCCTGGCCGACCAGGTAGAGGTCGTCAGAGGTCTTGATCTTGAGGATGCCGCCGAATTTCTCTCAGAGATGGAGAAGCACGATCGCGCCAGACTGATGCGCTCTCTTGCTCCTGACCTCGCTGCCGATATCCTTGAGCAGATGTCTCCCGATGATGCTGCAGACGTGCTGGACGATCTGGATGATGCCCACAAGCAGCAACTGCTCAATCGCGTGGAAAGTGAGGAAGCCGCCGAGATCGAAACGCTGATGACGTTTGATCCGGATACGGCTGGCGGTGTCATGAACACCGAAATCACGGTGGTGGATCAAAATCTCACCGCTGATCAGGCCATCACGCTCATTCGCCGGGCAGCTGAAGAATCCGAAATTCCCTACTACGCCTATATTGTGGACAGTGTTGAAACGCTGGTGGGTGTGGTCTCCCTGCGCAACCTCATGTTGGCCCGGCCACGCAAGCCCCTGCGTGAGATGCTGGAGAACCAGCAACTGGTGACGACCCTTTACGACACCGACAAAGAGGACGTCGCACACCTGCTGCGCCACTACAACTTCCTTGCTGTGCCTGTTGTCGACTATGAAGGCCGTCTGATGGGCGTGGTTACCCATGATGATGTTATGGATATCATTCATGAGGAGGCCAGTGAGGATATGCTGGGTATGGTGGGTGCCGGTCAGGATGAGACCGTTGATACCCCCTGGCTGCGTTCAGTTGCGCTCCGTTTACCCTGGCTGATCGTCAACATCGCCAACTCCATCGTGGCGGCACTGGTGGTCTATCGGTTCGAGGGAACCATCGCTCAAATTACCATTCTGGCCGTTTTGATGCCAATGGTCGCCAACCTGGCGGGCAATGCAGGGCACCAGTCCCTGGCAATGATGATTCGCCAGTTGGCCATGGAAGGCTGGGACCCAAAACGAGCCTGGTACGCCGTGTGGCGCGAATCCAAGATTGGTGTCGTCAATGGTTTGGTCATGGGCTTGTTGATCTTTATTGGTGTGTTCCTGCTGACCCATCAACCATTGCTGGCTGGTGTCATGGCAGTGGCCCTGGCCCTTGATTTGATTGTGGGTAATGCATCGGGAGCCATGTTCCCCATCATCCTGAAGATGTTGGGACGTGATCCTGCTCAGGCGTCATCCATCTTCGTGACCACGGTCACGGACACCATGGGCTTCTTCCTGTTTTTGGGACTAGCCAATATGTTCCTGCTCTAG
- the nadC gene encoding carboxylating nicotinate-nucleotide diphosphorylase: MTQMNFSSFFQGKAFEYLQQALRLALDEDGQDLTSDALFSPEVMAEAEIVAKEQTLVAGLPLTFMILDMVQEHCGQGTTLLADEGSLVEPGTIVATIKAPARVILKAERVILNYICHLSGVANLTKTYVERMGETSTRLLDTRKTLPGLRHAEKYAVLLGGGKNHRMDLEQMLMLKDNHIDRAGGITPAVQALRAAYSPCPPIEVECRTPDEVQEAASLSVTRIMLDNMPISKLQKVLSLIPEGIETEVSGGVNLETITAIAQAGPDFVSVGRLTHSAPAADYSMRIRIA, encoded by the coding sequence ATGACCCAGATGAATTTTTCAAGCTTCTTTCAAGGTAAAGCTTTTGAGTATCTCCAACAAGCCTTACGCCTTGCCCTTGACGAGGATGGACAGGATCTTACCAGTGACGCCCTGTTTTCTCCAGAAGTCATGGCAGAGGCCGAAATAGTTGCCAAGGAACAAACCCTGGTGGCAGGATTGCCTTTGACTTTTATGATTTTAGACATGGTTCAGGAGCATTGCGGGCAGGGAACCACCCTGCTGGCAGATGAAGGCTCTTTGGTTGAACCCGGAACCATCGTCGCCACGATCAAGGCCCCGGCCCGGGTCATTTTGAAGGCTGAAAGAGTTATCCTTAATTATATCTGCCACTTGTCTGGAGTCGCCAACCTGACAAAGACGTATGTTGAGCGCATGGGTGAAACCAGCACACGTTTGCTGGACACCCGAAAGACTCTGCCCGGTTTACGTCATGCCGAAAAATACGCCGTCTTGCTGGGCGGAGGCAAAAATCATAGGATGGACTTGGAGCAGATGCTTATGCTCAAGGACAACCATATCGACCGTGCCGGAGGAATTACTCCTGCGGTGCAGGCCCTCCGGGCCGCCTATTCACCCTGCCCTCCCATCGAAGTGGAGTGCCGGACACCGGATGAAGTCCAAGAGGCGGCTTCCTTATCCGTCACGCGGATCATGCTCGACAACATGCCCATCAGCAAACTGCAAAAGGTCCTGTCCCTGATTCCAGAAGGCATTGAAACCGAAGTCAGCGGAGGCGTGAACCTTGAGACCATTACAGCAATCGCCCAGGCCGGACCGGATTTCGTTTCCGTGGGCCGACTGACTCATTCCGCACCTGCGGCGGACTACAGCATGCGGATTCGCATCGCATAG
- the nadA gene encoding quinolinate synthase NadA, translated as MSESHSKIITNIKAELGSRLTIMGHHYQNDHVIQHCDLRGDSLELARKVPGLKSEYIVFCGVSFMAETAAMLASDQQKVILPAPEAGCVMSDMAPWALLDAVMRKLTADGRRVTPLAYVNTEAAIKSVVANYGGSVCTSANAETMLKWAREQGDGVLFLPDANLGMNTANRLGIPESKWARLDVSGMAKNLNPEDLADKEMLLWPGLCVIHKRFKAEQIDEIRHRDPDALVVVHPECHPDVVAKADADGSTSFIIKYVEEAPPGAAIYIGTEINLVERLAKQYRNEKLVRPLYPSRCLNMAKTTEEVLAATLQDLDGIDAVTVPGDVAHKATVAIERMLDICS; from the coding sequence ATGAGCGAAAGTCACTCCAAGATCATTACCAATATCAAGGCTGAATTGGGTAGCAGGCTGACCATCATGGGCCATCACTACCAAAATGATCACGTCATCCAACATTGTGATCTCCGTGGTGATTCCCTGGAACTGGCTCGCAAGGTTCCCGGCTTGAAATCCGAATACATCGTCTTTTGCGGGGTCAGCTTCATGGCCGAGACAGCAGCCATGCTGGCCTCGGATCAGCAAAAGGTCATTCTGCCCGCACCCGAGGCCGGGTGTGTCATGTCGGACATGGCCCCTTGGGCCCTGCTGGACGCCGTGATGCGTAAACTCACCGCTGATGGACGCCGGGTCACCCCTCTGGCTTACGTCAATACCGAAGCCGCCATCAAATCCGTTGTGGCGAACTACGGCGGCTCGGTCTGCACTTCTGCCAATGCCGAGACCATGCTCAAATGGGCACGCGAGCAAGGTGATGGCGTGTTGTTCCTGCCGGATGCCAATCTCGGGATGAACACGGCAAATCGCCTTGGCATCCCTGAATCAAAATGGGCACGGTTGGATGTTTCCGGCATGGCCAAGAATCTAAATCCAGAAGATCTGGCTGATAAAGAAATGCTTCTCTGGCCGGGACTGTGCGTCATTCACAAGCGCTTCAAGGCTGAACAGATTGATGAAATCCGACACAGAGACCCCGATGCCCTGGTGGTGGTTCATCCCGAGTGCCATCCCGACGTGGTTGCCAAGGCTGATGCCGACGGTTCTACCTCCTTCATCATCAAGTATGTGGAAGAAGCGCCCCCTGGTGCAGCCATCTACATCGGCACCGAGATCAATCTCGTGGAGCGTCTGGCCAAACAGTATCGCAACGAAAAACTTGTTCGGCCTCTGTATCCCAGCCGCTGTCTGAACATGGCCAAGACGACCGAAGAAGTCCTGGCAGCGACGTTACAAGACCTTGATGGTATCGACGCCGTGACCGTGCCTGGAGACGTTGCCCACAAGGCAACGGTGGCTATCGAACGCATGCTGGATATCTGCAGTTGA